A single Antechinus flavipes isolate AdamAnt ecotype Samford, QLD, Australia chromosome 5, AdamAnt_v2, whole genome shotgun sequence DNA region contains:
- the ELP5 gene encoding elongator complex protein 5, with the protein MLQLLASRGDLVLLRDSVEWEGRSLLKALIREIALKGEQVHVLGCEVSEEAFREGFDSNTNRRLVYHDVFRDPQGCAGIGGPLGALRACLRGADPGPCTLAVDSLSWLLLHAPCSALCQALRALGRGRVHPGQVRVLGLLHEDVHGPGPLGALGSLAQVEVTVGGSADCAVARVLRPKPRHRPTEQTHWFSILPDFSLQFHRESSLEAQLQHRPPSTTADVLAGLTFNIHLSEKEKEARDTLALPFHFSSEKQQSLLRPAPASSASQIFYEPDAEDYLDQEDPDDDLDV; encoded by the coding sequence ATGCTGCAGCTGCTCGCTAGCCGCGGCGATCTGGTCCTGCTCCGAGATTCAGTGGAGTGGGAGGGCCGGAGCCTGCTGAAGGCTTTGATTCGGGAGATCGCCCTGAAAGGAGAGCAAGTGCATGTCCTGGGCTGCGAGGTAAGCGAGGAGGCTTTCCGGGAAGGCTTCGACTCGAATACCAACCGCCGGCTTGTTTACCACGATGTCTTCAGAGATCCCCAGGGCTGCGCCGGGATCGGGGGGCCCTTGGGAGCCCTAAGAGCATGCTTGAGGGGAGCAGACCCCGGCCCCTGCACCCTCGCCGTGGACTCTCTCAGCTGGCTGCTGCTCCACGCTCCCTGCAGTGCCCTCTGCCAGGCGCTGCGAGCTCTGGGCCGGGGCCGCGTTCACCCTGGCCAGGTCCGTGTTCTTGGCCTGCTGCATGAGGACGTGCATGGGCCGGGGCCCTTGGGCGCCTTGGGGAGTCTGGCCCAGGTGGAGGTGACTGTGGGAGGGAGCGCGGACTGCGCCGTGGCACGCGTTCTGCGGCCTAAGCCCAGGCATCGCCCCACTGAGCAGACGCATTGGTTCTCCATACTGCCTGACTTCAGCCTGCAGTTCCATAGGGAATCCTCTTTGGAGGCCCAGCTCCAGCACAGACCCCCTTCGACCACAGCGGACGTTCTGGCGGGCTTAACCTTTAACATCCACCTAtcggagaaggaaaaagaggccCGGGATACGCTAGCCCTGCCCTTCCATTTCAGTTCTGAAAAACAACAGTCCCTGCTTCGTCCTGCTCCAGCCTCGTCTGCCAGCCAAATATTTTATGAGCCTGATGCTGAGGACTACCTGGACCAGGAAGATCCAGACGATGACCTAGATGTCTGA